A single window of Psychromonas ingrahamii 37 DNA harbors:
- a CDS encoding group II truncated hemoglobin — MMSFRNCEYGVGDNPYIMAGQLSGITKLVDDFYNNMDVFSTSKKIRDMHSSDLSESRKKLSYFLSGWLGGPKLYTEHYGSINIPLAHKHLSVGIEESEAWLLCMQKAVDQQPYEPSFKVYLMAQLRVPAERIRTVSGT; from the coding sequence ATGATGAGTTTTAGAAATTGTGAATATGGTGTAGGAGACAACCCTTACATAATGGCGGGACAGTTGTCTGGTATTACTAAACTTGTTGATGATTTTTATAATAATATGGATGTTTTTTCAACATCAAAAAAAATTAGAGATATGCATTCGAGTGATTTATCAGAGTCTCGAAAAAAACTCTCCTATTTTTTGTCTGGTTGGCTTGGTGGACCGAAATTGTATACTGAGCATTACGGGAGTATCAATATTCCCTTAGCACATAAGCATTTGTCAGTAGGTATTGAGGAAAGCGAAGCATGGCTTTTATGTATGCAAAAAGCCGTAGATCAACAACCCTATGAACCATCATTTAAAGTTTATTTAATGGCACAATTACGTGTTCCAGCAGAACGAATTAGAACAGTGTCAGGCACCTAA
- a CDS encoding 2OG-Fe(II) oxygenase, which translates to MSDETLFGIIAQDIENKGYSVLPSALPEKLASALFSYQQTMEAEQFKSAGIGRGNEYLENKFVRTDEICWITGDTETGKKWLDWSSNLQRFLNRRLFLGLFSFESHFAHYGPGDYYKRHCDAFRGEANRILSIVVYFNTGWTSADGGELVIYKDEHDQDGIKVVPLLGTLVTFLSEEFPHEVLAANRDRYSIAGWFRVNTSVTAKVDPPL; encoded by the coding sequence ATGAGTGATGAAACACTTTTTGGTATTATAGCTCAAGATATTGAAAATAAAGGATATAGCGTCCTCCCAAGCGCGTTGCCAGAAAAGTTGGCTAGTGCATTATTTTCTTATCAGCAAACCATGGAGGCAGAACAATTTAAAAGTGCAGGCATAGGTAGGGGGAATGAATACCTAGAAAATAAATTTGTCAGAACAGATGAAATTTGTTGGATTACGGGGGACACTGAAACAGGTAAAAAGTGGCTAGATTGGTCTTCAAATCTGCAACGTTTCTTAAACCGACGTTTATTTTTAGGTCTTTTTTCATTTGAAAGTCATTTTGCCCACTATGGACCTGGAGATTATTACAAAAGACATTGTGATGCCTTTAGAGGTGAAGCTAATCGCATTTTATCAATTGTTGTATATTTTAATACCGGCTGGACGAGTGCTGATGGTGGCGAATTAGTGATATATAAAGATGAGCACGATCAAGACGGGATTAAAGTCGTCCCTCTTTTAGGTACATTGGTTACTTTCTTAAGTGAGGAATTTCCTCATGAAGTGCTTGCTGCTAATCGGGATCGTTATTCTATTGCGGGATGGTTTCGTGTTAATACATCCGTTACCGCTAAAGTAGATCCGCCCCTATAG
- a CDS encoding TraR/DksA family transcriptional regulator — protein MQPDKIIQFRKQLIALKEDLISVLASTANEIKPVVLDQAAVGRVSRVDAMQIQQMALESSRRRERRLISVEQALKRLEKQIYGICVDCDEDINVHRLEIDPTAIRCIKCAQVLSL, from the coding sequence ATGCAACCAGATAAAATAATTCAGTTTCGCAAGCAGTTGATAGCCCTTAAGGAAGATCTTATTAGTGTGCTTGCCAGCACTGCAAATGAAATCAAGCCAGTGGTTCTGGATCAGGCCGCTGTTGGTCGCGTATCGAGGGTCGATGCCATGCAGATCCAGCAAATGGCACTTGAATCTTCGCGCCGTCGCGAACGTCGATTAATCAGTGTGGAGCAGGCGCTAAAGCGATTGGAGAAACAGATATATGGAATCTGTGTCGACTGTGACGAAGACATCAATGTTCACCGTTTGGAAATCGATCCAACGGCCATTCGCTGTATCAAATGTGCACAAGTACTTTCGCTGTGA
- a CDS encoding transthyretin-like family protein produces MTKYIFKGKLRAYICKECLDVLANVQVRIYRHRSDQDVSGLVAAESKHTFVVLSDDDVKAKEQYLIAEARTDQNGEFTVQINAEKNKYSGEAFEVDVRMTTMPGRDPDAKPIPVQFAITSLEPEWTQQDKQYTTAYWDYIISSRHWCYLLAYYDVWVICGKFVTCEGKKPLPGAIIRAFDSDWVQHDSLGETTTDFNGRFRIYYTSATFKKTPFSPLINIELTGGPDLFFQAEFGGSLVINESSLAGRKPGRENVGHCVCIELCTDKIVPPDADEIPHWERVEDLEVDTDFSPEGYGGASSLVMHDCIELFGNMPLKNTANNKALKYRFLIAPWTWPGAEDPAVIPPNAPADGDLVPVKSICTTKVGYIYYTDANGDPRSAPVNLNSSNLDGDGCITLLGTLVKVDMHDGTMADKAVTEENFVGAYLLMQLNSIAYTPAPYSPNEYLGLAAAGSAVAVVDRAPIRRFKLRFQVYDDGQAVNQIANNKTLNALVIDNSPVKYALNLTELAGDLCNKVTNDVHILYTIDHPHLSYFNITIENNSGIVHSAPPLPNGAFSGNFFFRGGESGAAGFPVIVSGDPVCAYAVKLSWATRHYHSNRGYNMHTQILYCK; encoded by the coding sequence ATGACGAAGTACATATTTAAAGGGAAACTACGCGCCTATATTTGTAAAGAATGTCTGGACGTTCTCGCCAATGTCCAAGTGCGGATTTATCGGCACCGGAGCGATCAGGATGTCTCTGGCTTGGTGGCCGCAGAGTCGAAACATACTTTTGTAGTGCTTTCTGATGACGACGTAAAGGCCAAGGAGCAGTATCTGATTGCCGAGGCCCGCACCGATCAAAATGGCGAATTTACTGTTCAGATCAACGCCGAAAAGAATAAATATTCAGGTGAGGCATTTGAGGTAGATGTGCGTATGACTACTATGCCGGGCCGCGATCCGGATGCCAAGCCGATCCCTGTGCAATTCGCCATTACCTCGTTAGAGCCGGAATGGACTCAGCAAGACAAGCAATATACTACCGCTTACTGGGATTATATCATTAGCTCACGTCACTGGTGTTATCTGCTTGCCTATTATGATGTCTGGGTTATCTGTGGAAAATTTGTTACCTGCGAGGGGAAAAAGCCACTTCCTGGCGCCATCATTCGTGCTTTCGATTCTGACTGGGTCCAGCACGATTCGCTTGGCGAAACAACAACTGACTTTAACGGTCGCTTCCGTATCTATTACACCTCCGCCACTTTCAAAAAAACCCCATTCTCACCCTTAATTAACATTGAGCTCACCGGTGGGCCGGATCTTTTCTTTCAGGCCGAGTTTGGCGGCAGCCTGGTTATCAATGAAAGCTCCTTGGCAGGTCGTAAGCCCGGTCGCGAGAATGTCGGCCATTGCGTCTGTATTGAGTTATGTACTGATAAGATTGTCCCGCCGGACGCAGATGAAATTCCCCATTGGGAACGTGTCGAGGACTTGGAGGTGGACACGGATTTCTCTCCTGAAGGCTACGGTGGTGCGAGCTCACTGGTAATGCATGACTGTATCGAGCTATTTGGCAATATGCCACTGAAGAACACCGCCAATAACAAGGCGCTTAAATATCGCTTCCTTATTGCCCCGTGGACCTGGCCTGGCGCCGAAGATCCGGCGGTCATCCCACCCAATGCCCCGGCCGATGGCGACCTTGTCCCAGTAAAATCGATCTGCACCACCAAAGTGGGTTATATCTATTATACCGATGCCAATGGTGACCCTCGTTCTGCGCCGGTCAATCTGAATTCGAGTAATCTGGATGGTGACGGTTGCATTACCCTGCTTGGGACGTTGGTCAAGGTAGATATGCACGATGGCACAATGGCAGACAAAGCCGTTACTGAAGAAAATTTTGTCGGAGCATATTTGCTGATGCAATTGAATTCAATCGCCTATACTCCCGCACCTTACAGCCCGAATGAATATCTGGGACTGGCAGCGGCAGGCAGCGCAGTTGCAGTGGTGGATCGTGCTCCGATTCGGCGCTTTAAATTGCGCTTTCAGGTGTATGATGATGGCCAGGCAGTCAATCAGATCGCCAATAACAAGACACTCAATGCTCTTGTGATTGACAACTCACCGGTGAAATATGCGTTGAACCTGACTGAATTGGCGGGTGACTTGTGTAATAAGGTCACCAACGATGTACATATCCTTTACACCATCGACCACCCGCACTTGAGTTACTTCAACATTACGATTGAAAATAATAGCGGCATAGTGCACAGCGCGCCGCCACTACCTAACGGCGCGTTCAGCGGAAACTTTTTTTTCAGGGGTGGGGAAAGTGGCGCTGCTGGCTTTCCGGTGATTGTCTCAGGCGACCCCGTCTGTGCATACGCCGTCAAGCTTAGTTGGGCGACCAGGCACTATCACAGCAACAGGGGGTACAACATGCATACCCAGATACTTTATTGCAAATAA
- a CDS encoding GGDEF domain-containing protein, whose amino-acid sequence MINKDVTQEACIDYELTVSNDANEQTERRKSVSSTNITRSFFSLGRTALTDLLSTNLHSKDFVNTRTSFITSRLWLICIFFALSVPVCSFLDFILFSQQEARYLFAARLLLSFCLFILAFILKNQPSVRTVRIVMPIVFLVPMFFFIFTMVIISPTPNENIPAIFEMMPYFILAMLGLFPLTISGGALVISLISIQFVGFELWISNNSYWVIFNDIWLFLLFAGISLWLQVGQLSMLMKLYRESTVDPLTKLINRRVLFRLAANDLEKQSNFCLIMFDLDRFKRINDTYGHGVGDKVLVSIAQVIQRELRQSDIVARFGGEEFVAILPEIGLEQATRIGQRIRRMISQESVQLTDGLVIKTTSSIGVTQKRVNESLDETLKRADDFLYYAKENGRNQVVSDIDNINPSL is encoded by the coding sequence ATGATTAACAAAGACGTCACACAGGAAGCCTGTATTGATTATGAGCTAACAGTATCAAATGATGCTAATGAACAGACGGAACGAAGAAAATCTGTCTCATCAACCAACATAACCCGCTCATTTTTTAGCTTAGGCCGTACTGCGTTGACAGATCTACTCTCTACTAATCTGCATTCTAAAGACTTTGTTAATACTCGTACCAGCTTTATAACTTCTCGACTTTGGCTGATATGTATATTTTTTGCTTTGTCTGTTCCAGTATGTTCATTTCTTGATTTTATTCTATTTTCTCAACAAGAAGCGCGTTATTTGTTTGCTGCGCGTTTGCTCCTTTCTTTTTGTTTATTTATTTTAGCTTTTATCCTTAAAAACCAGCCTAGCGTACGTACGGTACGTATCGTTATGCCGATAGTGTTTTTAGTACCAATGTTTTTCTTTATTTTCACTATGGTAATTATTTCCCCTACGCCAAATGAAAACATTCCTGCCATTTTTGAGATGATGCCATATTTTATTTTAGCCATGTTAGGGTTATTCCCGTTAACTATCAGCGGTGGTGCTTTAGTTATTTCATTGATTTCCATCCAGTTTGTCGGTTTTGAATTATGGATTAGCAATAACAGTTACTGGGTCATTTTTAATGATATTTGGCTATTTCTTTTATTTGCAGGCATAAGTTTATGGTTACAAGTAGGGCAATTGTCAATGTTGATGAAGCTTTATCGAGAATCAACCGTTGATCCATTAACCAAATTAATCAATCGTAGAGTGCTATTTAGATTGGCTGCCAATGATCTGGAAAAACAATCAAACTTTTGTCTGATCATGTTTGATCTGGACCGATTTAAACGTATTAATGATACTTACGGCCATGGTGTAGGTGATAAAGTGCTCGTTTCCATCGCTCAGGTTATTCAACGAGAGTTACGACAGAGTGATATTGTTGCACGTTTTGGTGGGGAAGAATTTGTCGCTATTCTTCCTGAAATAGGGTTAGAACAAGCCACTCGAATAGGGCAGAGGATAAGACGGATGATAAGTCAAGAATCGGTGCAATTAACCGATGGTTTGGTGATAAAAACCACCAGCAGTATCGGTGTTACTCAAAAAAGAGTAAATGAATCTCTTGATGAAACACTCAAACGCGCGGATGATTTTTTATACTACGCCAAAGAAAATGGTAGAAACCAAGTTGTATCGGACATCGACAATATTAATCCTTCCCTGTGA
- a CDS encoding diguanylate cyclase domain-containing protein, which translates to MSLRTKLSLLLVFLFVFSIGNTLFTFVLDKFGEEKLGWVIHTHEVLNSAQKLLSSMTDAETGQRGFLLTGNPDYLAPYLKGILSSEQSFNNLSGLTSDNPKQTKRLNDIKAFMEKKFIELKLTIELYQSGNTEDKRKAIEIVEQNTGKKMMDEIRLQITLFTNHEHLLLERRKADFRESRAQLTTIVIIELILFVFLGIITMFFIRERLFSPLKLLLLNAEKMERGERQNIEDILPKDEMGYLLSRFYQVSEKIYTDTEILTYEATHDALTGLANRVGIDIAIRHSIAAIAGSDRKMAVLFIDLNKFKKLNDTLGHDAGDAVLKETANRLKEALRSDDKAFRLGGDEFVIALNDLSEISHIKIVVDNILDKFKSPFIFNNDPIEISLSIGIAIAPDNSTDSEAILKFSDIAMYMAKHNKNHNYSFSDKTMLKRENDK; encoded by the coding sequence ATGAGCCTGCGTACTAAATTATCACTGTTACTTGTTTTTCTCTTTGTCTTCTCTATTGGTAATACTTTATTTACTTTCGTCTTGGATAAGTTTGGAGAAGAAAAGCTTGGATGGGTAATACATACGCATGAGGTTTTAAATAGCGCACAAAAATTATTAAGTTCGATGACCGATGCAGAAACAGGGCAAAGGGGTTTTTTACTGACGGGGAATCCTGATTACTTAGCGCCATATCTTAAGGGCATACTTTCATCGGAACAAAGTTTCAATAATTTATCTGGTTTGACATCAGACAATCCTAAACAGACAAAACGCTTGAATGATATTAAAGCATTTATGGAAAAGAAGTTTATAGAATTAAAACTAACAATTGAACTTTATCAAAGTGGCAATACGGAAGATAAAAGAAAGGCGATTGAGATAGTAGAGCAGAATACCGGTAAAAAAATGATGGATGAGATAAGGCTTCAAATTACTTTATTCACGAATCATGAGCATTTATTATTAGAAAGAAGAAAGGCTGATTTCAGAGAAAGCAGAGCACAGTTGACTACTATAGTGATTATTGAGCTTATATTATTTGTATTTTTAGGAATAATAACAATGTTTTTCATAAGGGAAAGGTTATTTTCTCCACTCAAATTGTTGCTTTTAAATGCCGAGAAAATGGAAAGGGGAGAAAGACAAAATATTGAAGATATTTTGCCTAAAGATGAAATGGGCTACTTACTCTCTCGTTTTTATCAAGTAAGTGAAAAAATTTATACCGATACTGAAATATTAACCTATGAAGCAACTCATGATGCTTTGACCGGTTTAGCCAATAGAGTAGGGATTGATATAGCAATTAGGCACTCTATTGCAGCTATAGCAGGCAGTGATAGAAAAATGGCTGTTCTTTTTATCGATCTCAATAAATTTAAAAAACTTAATGATACTCTGGGGCATGATGCGGGAGATGCCGTTCTAAAAGAGACTGCTAATCGCCTTAAAGAGGCTTTACGTTCTGATGATAAGGCGTTTCGCTTAGGAGGGGACGAGTTTGTTATCGCTTTAAATGATCTTTCTGAGATATCACATATTAAAATTGTAGTGGATAATATATTAGATAAATTTAAATCACCGTTTATATTCAACAATGATCCTATTGAAATTTCTCTGAGTATAGGCATCGCGATTGCACCTGACAATTCAACAGATAGTGAAGCAATATTAAAATTCTCAGATATCGCAATGTACATGGCTAAACATAATAAAAATCATAATTACAGTTTCTCTGACAAAACCATGCTGAAACGTGAAAATGATAAATAG
- a CDS encoding acyloxyacyl hydrolase codes for MLNFPALSPIKIILYQLSNNHVIKEAKEDCWINTSNNKLTATIFTAICLLLSPVTLAKQSDSIAVSAGVFDITNDNNDMATEVGIEYRFSPLKSVYNLIPAVGFTVNADQAYWFYGGVRYDFPLNKKWVLTPNWAISYYNEGDSTDLGADIEFRTGLELAYKLSANSRLGVGGYHLSNAGLASRNPGSNSIILSYNFSFGGFK; via the coding sequence ATGCTAAATTTTCCTGCTCTATCACCTATCAAAATAATTCTTTATCAATTAAGCAATAATCACGTTATCAAGGAGGCAAAAGAAGACTGCTGGATAAACACTTCAAACAACAAATTGACAGCAACTATCTTTACCGCCATCTGTTTATTACTATCACCTGTTACTCTTGCTAAGCAATCAGACTCGATCGCGGTTTCCGCTGGCGTGTTTGATATAACAAATGATAATAATGATATGGCAACAGAGGTTGGTATTGAGTATCGTTTTTCACCACTCAAATCAGTATATAACCTGATACCAGCAGTGGGCTTTACCGTTAATGCTGATCAAGCGTACTGGTTCTACGGCGGTGTTCGTTATGATTTCCCGTTAAATAAAAAGTGGGTACTGACACCAAATTGGGCAATCAGCTACTATAACGAAGGTGACAGTACAGATTTGGGAGCTGATATAGAATTCCGTACTGGTCTGGAACTGGCTTATAAGCTGAGCGCTAATTCCCGTCTGGGTGTGGGCGGTTATCATTTATCCAATGCGGGTCTTGCAAGTAGAAATCCTGGTTCAAATTCAATTATCCTGAGTTATAATTTTTCATTCGGTGGTTTTAAGTAA
- the miaE gene encoding tRNA isopentenyl-2-thiomethyl-A-37 hydroxylase MiaE, whose amino-acid sequence MYEELLAPINSFLKCSTPDSWVDQAKKAENLPILLRDHLICELKASQSALFLLKRYALREEGIEQLGELVKPYEQFAYKRIGNLETLKGKNAISKSIKARSDCPYGQDMVDKMVLLIREELHHFYQVLEIIEDNNIAYEPIPGSRYAKGLLKNVRTYEPEALIDKLIIGAFIEARSCERFAKIAPHLDPKIGKFYLSLLRSEARHYQDYLALAEHISGQDITERVTFFAVVEAELIQSPDSDFKFHSGKPNFF is encoded by the coding sequence ATGTATGAAGAATTATTAGCGCCTATTAACTCCTTTTTAAAATGTAGTACGCCTGATTCTTGGGTTGATCAAGCTAAAAAAGCAGAAAATTTACCCATTCTTCTTCGGGATCACTTGATATGTGAATTAAAAGCTTCTCAAAGTGCCCTGTTTTTACTTAAGCGTTATGCCCTAAGAGAAGAGGGGATAGAGCAACTAGGGGAACTTGTAAAACCTTATGAACAATTTGCTTATAAGCGTATCGGTAATCTGGAAACCCTTAAAGGTAAGAATGCTATATCAAAGTCGATTAAGGCGCGTTCAGACTGTCCTTACGGTCAGGATATGGTCGATAAAATGGTTTTATTGATAAGAGAAGAATTACATCACTTTTATCAGGTATTAGAAATTATTGAAGACAATAATATTGCTTATGAACCAATACCTGGATCACGTTATGCAAAAGGGTTGTTAAAAAATGTTCGCACTTATGAACCGGAAGCGCTTATTGATAAATTGATAATCGGTGCTTTTATAGAAGCAAGATCCTGTGAAAGGTTTGCTAAAATCGCCCCACATTTAGATCCTAAAATAGGAAAGTTTTATTTATCTCTACTCCGTTCAGAAGCACGACATTATCAAGATTATTTAGCATTAGCAGAGCATATTTCAGGGCAAGACATAACCGAGAGAGTTACTTTTTTTGCTGTTGTTGAAGCTGAGCTCATTCAATCACCGGATTCTGACTTTAAATTCCATTCAGGAAAGCCAAACTTTTTTTAA
- a CDS encoding metal-dependent hydrolase: MTEPLYEYQPKDVDQIVVRNFTFDFPEDLDPVWIPGNPVRSHLFNGFSLIMPYLEPYLIHSILRAREHITDPELLKDLAGFNRQEANHFKCHRKYNELLKANGYPELERLEKHMTKAYARLEKRSLRTQLAYSAGFESITNGFTHWLINKRVALFGGADRHVSSFWIMHMIEEGEHKTVAYDAYMACSGQYFARFLGVFHGSCHVMGLGFWGMCIALKKDKILYRLKTLFQIAKEIVNLCVEVGPFMFRALLPGFNPRKEADPQWMKDWIKGHATLPKDALIPLLDTSNPEMPVPF, encoded by the coding sequence ATGACAGAACCCCTGTATGAATATCAGCCCAAGGATGTCGATCAGATCGTAGTAAGGAATTTCACTTTTGATTTTCCGGAGGACCTTGATCCGGTTTGGATACCCGGTAACCCGGTGCGCTCGCACTTATTTAATGGCTTTTCCCTGATCATGCCTTACCTTGAACCCTACCTGATACATTCGATACTGAGAGCGCGCGAGCATATTACTGACCCTGAGCTGCTGAAAGATCTCGCGGGCTTTAATCGGCAGGAGGCAAATCATTTCAAGTGTCATCGCAAGTACAATGAGTTATTGAAAGCCAATGGCTATCCTGAGTTGGAGCGGCTGGAGAAGCATATGACCAAGGCTTATGCCCGCCTTGAGAAAAGAAGCTTACGCACTCAGTTGGCCTACTCAGCTGGTTTTGAGTCTATTACAAATGGCTTTACTCACTGGCTTATCAACAAACGCGTTGCGCTTTTCGGCGGTGCGGACCGACATGTCAGTTCCTTCTGGATCATGCATATGATTGAAGAAGGAGAGCACAAAACGGTAGCTTACGATGCCTATATGGCTTGTTCAGGCCAGTACTTCGCTCGCTTCCTGGGTGTTTTTCACGGCAGTTGCCACGTCATGGGACTGGGATTTTGGGGGATGTGCATTGCGCTTAAAAAAGACAAAATATTGTATCGTCTAAAAACGCTGTTTCAGATAGCCAAAGAAATAGTTAATTTGTGTGTAGAGGTTGGTCCTTTTATGTTCAGGGCTCTGCTGCCCGGCTTTAATCCCAGAAAAGAGGCAGATCCACAGTGGATGAAAGATTGGATCAAAGGCCACGCAACACTGCCGAAGGACGCGCTTATCCCGTTGCTTGATACCAGTAACCCGGAGATGCCCGTGCCTTTTTAA
- a CDS encoding lysophospholipid acyltransferase family protein, which produces MNLKQIQIAIYSLFLTNKFGFKLNKATTNADKKKLRLEYAVSLFSKLNIEIVVSGLDKVNPDGQYLLLSNHRSIIDPCVIEMALKDTNVFGLWVAKKELYNSFFFGKFVRNGGSILLDRGSNKMSQFFKDIKKSLSNNASIFIFPEGTRNVQDTDLTEFKKGTQLIAVKNKLQILPVYIRTNSNTALKTAIKNREKKLQIEVEFGDVIDYKDRTMDLEQAYRNMFDTQA; this is translated from the coding sequence TTGAACCTGAAACAAATACAAATCGCGATTTATTCGTTATTTTTAACCAACAAATTTGGCTTCAAATTAAATAAGGCGACAACAAATGCTGACAAAAAGAAGCTCCGCTTGGAGTACGCTGTCAGCTTGTTCTCCAAACTTAATATTGAAATCGTGGTTTCTGGCCTCGATAAGGTAAACCCTGACGGACAGTATCTTCTACTTTCTAATCACCGCAGTATTATCGATCCCTGTGTGATTGAAATGGCGTTAAAAGACACTAATGTTTTTGGCTTATGGGTTGCAAAAAAAGAACTCTATAACTCTTTTTTCTTTGGTAAGTTTGTCCGTAATGGAGGCTCTATTTTACTGGATAGAGGCTCAAATAAAATGAGTCAATTCTTTAAAGATATTAAAAAAAGTTTGAGCAATAATGCTTCTATTTTTATATTTCCCGAAGGTACGCGTAATGTGCAGGACACAGACCTTACCGAGTTTAAGAAAGGGACGCAGCTTATCGCGGTTAAAAACAAGTTGCAGATACTGCCTGTATATATAAGAACTAATTCAAATACGGCATTAAAAACAGCGATAAAAAACCGTGAAAAAAAATTACAGATAGAAGTCGAGTTTGGTGATGTGATCGATTATAAAGATAGAACGATGGATCTTGAGCAGGCATATAGAAACATGTTTGA